The Octopus bimaculoides isolate UCB-OBI-ISO-001 chromosome 16, ASM119413v2, whole genome shotgun sequence genome window below encodes:
- the LOC106877092 gene encoding uncharacterized protein LOC106877092 isoform X1, with amino-acid sequence MSPVPKEDREKPVDDHPDSNNVENDENLPDFVISLTSSESDPESELDGEYAGYELLPQDPEILEAQQPRDISEEMEELPQTMNSNDPVSNLSAGIDETGALPLSIPDPPKEDAASLLWNQIPLMAADNLDESKFLLK; translated from the exons ATGTCTCCGGTTCCTAAAGAAGACCGTGAGAAACCAGTTGATGACCACCCTGATAGCAACAATGTAGAAAATGATGAGAACCTTCCAGATTTTGTTATTTCGCTAACCAGCTCTGAAAGTGATCCTGAGAGTGAATTGGATGGAGAATATGCTGGTTATGAGCTGTTACCACAGGATCCTGAAATCCTGGAGGCACAGCAGCCTCGAGACATTTCTGAAGAAATGGAAGAATTGCCTCAAACAATGAATTCTAATGACCCTGTCTCCAATCTCAGTGCAGGAATAGATGAAACTGGTGCACTACCATTATCA aTCCCTGACCCACCAAAAGAAGATGCAGCATCCCTTCTTTGGAACCAAATACCATTAATGGCAGCCGACAATTTGGATGAGAGTaagtttcttttgaaataa
- the LOC106877092 gene encoding uncharacterized protein LOC106877092 isoform X2, with product MSPVPKEDREKPVDDHPDSNNVENDENLPDFVISLTSSESDPESELDGEYAGYELLPQDPEILEAQQPRDISEEMEELPQTMNSNDPVSNLSAGIDETGALPLSIPDPPKEDAASLLWNQIPLMAADNLDENAD from the exons ATGTCTCCGGTTCCTAAAGAAGACCGTGAGAAACCAGTTGATGACCACCCTGATAGCAACAATGTAGAAAATGATGAGAACCTTCCAGATTTTGTTATTTCGCTAACCAGCTCTGAAAGTGATCCTGAGAGTGAATTGGATGGAGAATATGCTGGTTATGAGCTGTTACCACAGGATCCTGAAATCCTGGAGGCACAGCAGCCTCGAGACATTTCTGAAGAAATGGAAGAATTGCCTCAAACAATGAATTCTAATGACCCTGTCTCCAATCTCAGTGCAGGAATAGATGAAACTGGTGCACTACCATTATCA aTCCCTGACCCACCAAAAGAAGATGCAGCATCCCTTCTTTGGAACCAAATACCATTAATGGCAGCCGACAATTTGGATGAGA ACGCTGACTGA